One genomic region from Leptolyngbyaceae cyanobacterium JSC-12 encodes:
- a CDS encoding tRNA-N(6)-(isopentenyl)adenosine-37 thiotransferase enzyme MiaB (IMG reference gene:2510097720~PFAM: TRAM domain; Radical SAM superfamily; Uncharacterized protein family UPF0004~TIGRFAM: tRNA-N(6)-(isopentenyl)adenosine-37 thiotransferase enzyme MiaB; radical SAM methylthiotransferase, MiaB/RimO family) → MSTASRRYHITTFGCQMNKADSERMAGILEKMGFEWADEPENANLVLYNTCTIRDNAEQKVYSYLGRQAKRKQEQPDLTLVVAGCVAQQEGEKLLRRVPELDLVMGPQHANQLESLLEQVFNGNQVVATDPVHIMEDITKPRRDSAVTAWVNVIYGCNERCTYCVVPNVRGVEQSRTPEAIRSEMEELGRQGYKEVTLLGQNIDAYGRDLPGVKVEGRHLHTLTDLLYFVHDVPGIERIRFATSHPRYFTERLIRACAELPKLCEHFHIPFQSGDNEVLRAMGRGYTHERYRRIIDMIRSYIPDAAISGDAIVGFPGETEAQFENTLKLVEEVGFDQLNTAAYSPRPGTPAAVWDNQLSDEVKSDRLQRLNHLVAIKAAERSQRYLGRIEEVLVEDRNEKAPHQVMGRTRSNRLTFFPGEIHQLQGQLVNVRITEARAFSLTGEAVEVGALVIA, encoded by the coding sequence GACTCTGAACGAATGGCTGGCATTTTGGAAAAAATGGGGTTTGAGTGGGCAGACGAGCCAGAGAACGCCAATCTTGTTTTGTATAACACTTGCACCATTCGAGATAATGCTGAACAAAAAGTGTACTCATACCTGGGACGCCAGGCAAAGCGGAAACAAGAACAACCGGATCTGACTTTGGTTGTGGCAGGTTGTGTGGCACAACAAGAAGGGGAGAAGTTACTGCGTCGAGTACCCGAATTGGATTTAGTCATGGGACCGCAACATGCTAACCAACTAGAAAGTTTGTTGGAGCAAGTGTTTAACGGTAACCAGGTTGTCGCTACTGACCCTGTGCACATCATGGAAGACATCACCAAGCCTCGGCGAGACAGTGCAGTTACTGCCTGGGTAAATGTAATTTATGGCTGTAACGAGCGGTGTACCTATTGTGTTGTACCGAATGTGCGAGGTGTAGAGCAATCTCGGACACCGGAAGCGATTCGATCTGAGATGGAAGAACTGGGACGACAGGGTTATAAGGAGGTCACATTACTGGGACAAAACATTGATGCCTATGGGCGAGATTTGCCAGGAGTGAAGGTTGAGGGACGCCATTTACATACCCTGACAGATCTGTTGTATTTTGTGCATGATGTTCCCGGAATTGAGCGAATTCGGTTTGCGACCAGTCATCCCCGTTACTTTACTGAACGCCTGATCCGTGCCTGTGCGGAGCTGCCCAAGCTGTGTGAGCATTTCCATATTCCGTTTCAATCAGGTGATAACGAGGTATTGAGAGCGATGGGACGGGGGTATACCCATGAACGCTATCGTCGGATTATTGATATGATTCGTTCCTATATCCCGGATGCAGCGATTAGTGGAGATGCGATTGTGGGGTTTCCGGGTGAGACAGAAGCGCAATTTGAGAATACGTTGAAACTGGTGGAGGAGGTTGGTTTTGATCAATTAAACACGGCAGCCTATTCTCCGCGTCCGGGCACACCAGCAGCCGTTTGGGATAACCAACTAAGTGATGAGGTGAAAAGTGATCGCTTGCAACGGCTGAATCACTTGGTTGCTATCAAAGCTGCGGAGCGATCGCAACGTTATCTGGGACGAATTGAAGAAGTGTTGGTGGAAGATCGCAACGAGAAAGCCCCTCACCAAGTGATGGGGCGGACTCGTAGTAATCGGCTTACCTTCTTCCCTGGAGAGATTCATCAATTGCAAGGGCAACTGGTCAACGTGCGAATCACGGAAGCTCGTGCCTTTAGCTTAACGGGAGAAGCGGTTGAGGTAGGAGCACTGGTTATTGCTTGA